The genomic stretch AAGAGGGAGACAGATTATGAAAGTATCAAGtggttttattttctcttttcttgtcCAAAAAATCGACGTGGacataataaatacacattcagTTTTGTTCATAATGCAACAAACATTCAAGTTCCGCcaagtttgagaaaaaaaaaaaatgaaaaagaaaaatagcaaaatgtaaacattttttttctcaagctAAAGGCGAGGCCGATTATACAGCATTGTTTCAGAGCATCTCTTGCATCTCTTCACGTGGACACAGCCTCTCCACCATGTCTGTCTCTTCACAGTTTGGTTCACATTTGTATCACAGTCTTTGAGCTTTATGCAGCCTCTGCATGCAGAACAGCTCCGATTTATAGTTGTAGAAAAGTCTCACAGAAAGTCTCAAAGTGTCAGCATATGACGCATCCTTTCTCCTTAGACTGGCTGCCTCCTATCGCTTTCTCCTTGATGTACATCAAGTCACTGTGCACGCTGGGTCTCTGCGCAAACGGCGCCACAATCCCGTACGCGTTCCCATCCTTGCACTTCTTGTTCCTGAAGGACTTTCTGTGCAGAAGCTCGCAGTGCTGCACGGACACTTTGCAGTGGCGCCCGGGGCTCATCTCGTTGGGCAGCTTGGCCATGGAGAACAGAGTCTGAAACATCTGGTCCACGTTGGTGTTCTTCTTCGCAGAGATCTCAAAGTATGCGCaggtctcctctccttctcctcctccgacCAGCTGCTCGATCTCCTCCTCTTGCACCTCGCGGTGAAAATCTCTATCGCACTTGTTGCCGCAGATGACCAGCGGCACATCCACGTTCTCCTTTGTTTTGTTACGCAGACACGACTTGGTCTCGTAGATCTGACGCTTCAGGCGCTGCACCTCCTGGAAGGAGTCTCTGTTGTCCAGGCTGAACACCAAGATGAACACATCACctggaaaaaacacaacagaaaaagACAGGGTCAATGtcaagtaaaaaataatttaatagcAGCAAAACAGCAGAagtattgtatattggtagaaattcaattattttattcttattttattctaacgtttttatctattctttttttattatactgtttaacttgcagcaacaacaaaaaaacaaaacaaagcaaattcctagtgtatacctcttgcacttggcaataaacaccattctgattctgattctaattcTAATTCTAATTCTAATTCTAATTCTGATTCTAAGATtctaattctgattctgaagctCAACTCACCAGTAAGAATTGAAAGCCTCCTCATCGCAGGGAACGGATGATTTCCAGATGTGTCCAAAATGTCCAGCTGGTAAACGTTCCCCCTGATGCTGTAAAGTTTCCTGTGAAAGTCCTCAATAGTTGGAGTATACTGGTCTTCCACTCTCTCGTTCAGAAACCGAGAGATGATGGCAGTCTTCCCAACTTTCGTGGAGCCCAGGATCACCATCCTGTGGCAGTTCTTGGCCGGAATGTTGAACTCATTCTCGGGTGGAGACATTTTCTTAATCATGTTTTCCTTTTTGCAGAAATGCACCAGGAGTTTCGGCGGTGCTGTAGAGCAGGAGTTAAGTCCTTTCCAGTGATGTGAGGAGGTGTAACCTCGctgttgtgtctgtgtctgtagcctggAGGAGAGCAGGACTCGGTATTTATGGGGAAATTGTGCCGCGCCTCCAAAACGCGTCATGCGTCACGCTGCAGCTTTGgggagctggagagagagaccagaTATCATAATGTTACTCTGGCAATTTGTGTGCGTCAGCACTGTCCAACACTCTTCAACAGAAACAGGGAA from Sebastes fasciatus isolate fSebFas1 chromosome 13, fSebFas1.pri, whole genome shotgun sequence encodes the following:
- the LOC141781097 gene encoding dexamethasone-induced Ras-related protein 1-like, translating into MTRFGGAAQFPHKYRVLLSSRLQTQTQQRGYTSSHHWKGLNSCSTAPPKLLVHFCKKENMIKKMSPPENEFNIPAKNCHRMVILGSTKVGKTAIISRFLNERVEDQYTPTIEDFHRKLYSIRGNVYQLDILDTSGNHPFPAMRRLSILTGDVFILVFSLDNRDSFQEVQRLKRQIYETKSCLRNKTKENVDVPLVICGNKCDRDFHREVQEEEIEQLVGGGEGEETCAYFEISAKKNTNVDQMFQTLFSMAKLPNEMSPGRHCKVSVQHCELLHRKSFRNKKCKDGNAYGIVAPFAQRPSVHSDLMYIKEKAIGGSQSKEKGCVIC